A window of Nitrospirota bacterium genomic DNA:
GAATGCGCTCGTTTTAGCGGCTGTTGCGGCTGGCAGGGCGGGAGGTAATCCGACGGTCTGGATTTATGGCTCGATTGCTTGCGTGGGGTTGGCACGCGCCTTTATCGGTCCTTCATACAACGCGTTATTTGCCATGATCCTCCCCCGGATGCTTTACGCCCGCGCTGCCGGGATCGGGAGTTCGGCATTTCAGGTTGGCCTGATCGTCGGCCCCGCGCTGGGGGGCGCCGTGGTCGGATGGGCCAGCATTACCGCCGCATATTTGGTATCGGCGGTTTTGGCCATCTGCGCTACAATCACATTGCTTTCATTGCGTCTTAGTGAACACCCTTCTGCCAGGCCGACGCCTGTTTTTTCAAGCATTGGAGAGGGGCTCCGCTTTGTTTTCAGCAATCAGATTATCCTCGCCGCTCAAACGCTTGATATGTTTGCAGTGCTCTTTGGCGGGGCGGTCGCCATGTTGCCTGCTTTTATCCATGATATTTTCCATTACGGACCGGAAGGTTTAGGTATCCTCCGTGCGGCCCCTGCTACCGGGGCTATCGTAACCGGCATGATTCTCGCGCGACGCCCCTTAAACAAGCATGCGGGTCGTCTTCTCCTTGCGGCCGTTGCCGGTTTCGGCATCTGCATTATTTCATTTGCCGTAACCAGTTCCTTCTGGCTGGCGGCCCTGATGCTGATGTTGTCTGGTGTTTTCGACGGTGTATCGGTGGTCCTCCGTACGACCATTCTCCAGCTGATGACACCCGACGAGATGCGGGGACGCGTATCCGCCATTAACGGAATCTTTATCGGCTCATCCAACGAGCTTGGAGCTTTTGAATCGGGCCTGGCTGCCCGCTTAATGGGTCTGGTCCCATCGGTTATATTCGGCGGCCTGATGACCTTGATTGTGGTGGCGACAACCGCACGCCTTGCTCCCAAATTACGGAAACTCGATCTGAAGCAGTTGCATTAGAAGGTAAAAAAGGTCATTTTGATTACAAAAAGCGGGGTCGAAAACGGTCTAGATGAAAATTTTGCGGAGTCTTTGCAAAATTCAA
This region includes:
- a CDS encoding MFS transporter gives rise to the protein MQGSPLTSTTSPLGHRSFLKLMAFRVQIVLAYQMMAVVVGWHVYELTHDPLALGLIGLAEVVPYFCSALFAGYAIDHYYSRRMFGVLASAATGLNALVLAAVAAGRAGGNPTVWIYGSIACVGLARAFIGPSYNALFAMILPRMLYARAAGIGSSAFQVGLIVGPALGGAVVGWASITAAYLVSAVLAICATITLLSLRLSEHPSARPTPVFSSIGEGLRFVFSNQIILAAQTLDMFAVLFGGAVAMLPAFIHDIFHYGPEGLGILRAAPATGAIVTGMILARRPLNKHAGRLLLAAVAGFGICIISFAVTSSFWLAALMLMLSGVFDGVSVVLRTTILQLMTPDEMRGRVSAINGIFIGSSNELGAFESGLAARLMGLVPSVIFGGLMTLIVVATTARLAPKLRKLDLKQLH